Genomic segment of Paenibacillus polymyxa:
TCTACGTGCAGAATAAAGTCCCCTTTTACGGCGTCTTAGAGCAAGGAGACGTCTTCTTCTTCGTTTTAATCTGCGAATGCTGGAACGCCGGGCATCTTTACGTCTTTTGCGGGCTTTGTCCCGAGTGGCGCGTTCCCACCTTGTACTCATTTTCATTCCTCCTTTGCTTTCTCGTGGTGGTTTCATTTTTCTGAACAGGCACATGGAGCCACGGCTTAGTCGGTTTTCCATATACCTGTCGTCTTAATGGAATACCCGCCAACATTTGCGTGATTTCTCCCTGGTAGTTGCTGAGTATACGGATGGTTTCTTCCAGACGGGTAGCCGACATATCCGCATGGGGCGTCAAGTCCGCAAGACTGGTCAGCATCCGAGCAACGGCGTGCTGGCTGGCAGCAATAGACTCCATCATATCCAGCTTGATCTCACGTTCACGCCTCATGCTCATTAGTTCATATCCCCCGAGCCCATTCCTCCCATCATCCCTTCCATGCCGCCACCCTGCTGCTCATCCTGATCCAGCAATGCTTTGAGATTGCTGCAAAGTCCAGTCTGAAGCCGCGTTAATCCCTCCAACATTTCCACCATCTGCTCGTGAATTTCCAAAGGCCGTCCCAACTGCTCTTCATCGGTGTCAAATGCGTGGGGGGCCAGATGGTTCAACGCCCAATTACGCACTTTTTCTGCTTCGACCGCCTTGGCCTCCAGGATCATAGACACATTCCGCTGCATTTTGGAGGCTGCGTCCAGCATGTGAATCATTGCTTGTTCCCTACTCATGTGTTCACTCCCTGCCCTCGGTTGGTACGTTACTCCTCTTCCGGGTATGCCGTCTCTTTCACGACACGAACGAGCATTTCAGCCATTGCTTCCTGAAGATCGGCAATACCGTTCAAGTAGGCCACAATGCTTTTGTTTACTTGTCCCGAGCTGTCGAGAATGCCCGGAATTCCGTCAAAACGCGGCTCCTCATCTGGCAGTTCATGTATGATCTGCGCCATGCGCACAACCACCTGCCGTTCCGCATCCAACAACCTTGACATCTGTTGCTGCGAGTGCGAAATGTGGATCAGCAAATCATCTAACTCGTTATGCATAAGCCCCTCCTTTATGTGCTCCGCCGTGCGGAACGCACGAATTACCTACGGGCTTTCCGCTACTACAGCGTATGCCGCAGCGAGTAGTCGGTTCCGCCTAAAAGCGCCTATTCAGATCATTACAGATGCCCGTGCAGCACTGGTGGAGCAATAATAGGCTGCTTCTCCACCAAAGCCGACAAATCTCCGGGAGACAAAAACTGAATTCGGTAGTCCTCTGCCCGCCAGCTCATCGCAGCGTACAGGGTATGGAACGGCCTTTTCCAGCCGTTACCGATTTGATACAGTTGCCCGCCCTCAGCATACAATACCTCGATCCATCGCTTGCGTTGAGCCGGTATATTCAGTGTGGGCAGCATGGACATGTTCTCCAGATCGGGAGCCGCCAGTACAGGAATGGGTTCCTCTGGCAGCTCAGCTACAGGTGCATTAATGCTGCTGGAAACTGTGGCCTCCGGCTTCCCTACCAAGGGAAGCACCAACAAATCCAGCTGAGACACTCTAACAGGGCGCACATTTTCACCTCTCGCAGCGCTGACTCCATGCAGATACCGCCTTCTTCCCGGCTCTAACCGAAATACTGCACCGGACGGTCCCTGAACAACCGCTCCGATGGGATAAAAGCTTGCCGCTGATACGTGTGTTCCCTTACCTGTTGATATCTGGCCGTCCGTCTCCGCTGTACTGAATTCCAGATTGCGGAACAGCTTATCCGCGTCTCCCCACTTTTGTACAAAAAAGGATCGGTTCCGGCTGCTTTCCTCCATTGAACCGCTTTTTTCGGTCGTTTGAGGAAAACCATACACCGTATCCCGATCTCTTTCTTCATAATGGATAAAAGCATCTCCGGCAATTGCCATACGTATCCCCAACAAACGCACACGCAATAGCCAATCTACATGGGCTTCCTCAGTACTGTGGCAGCCTTCGTCCCAGTAGCCCGTTTTTTCCAATGTCTCTCTGCGCAGCAATAAACAAAATCCGGCTAAGCTTTCGGCCTTTCGCCATGCATCCGGATTGGGAATATTGAAGCTCATGGCAAATTGACGGGCTCCATTTTCGTTCATATAAGGAACCTCAATCTGCTGTTCTTTGAATGGACCATTCGTTACAGGCCCGACAACACCAATACGCGGATCGCTGTATAAACACCCTAATAACCGATCCAACCAGCCGGGGGTCACCATAGAGTTTTGATCCAGTACCACAATAGTTGTACCTTTTGCCATCATCAGCCCCTGATTCAGACTGCCTATCATTTGAACATCTTTTTTTAACAGCGCATAACGCACAGCGATGCTTTTACGGAGCAAATAGGTGGATGTCCCGTCCGTCGATCCGCAGTCCACCACAATAATTTCGTGAGGATGGCTCGTATTCTCCTCAATACGGTGAATGCATGCACGGAGTTGTTGAAGCTGATTGTAGGACGGAATGATAATACTGACACCTTCAAAAACCTTGCCGAACGAAGCCTGGCCCAACCTGTTGCCCTGCTCCTGGCCCCTTTTATATCCTGACCAATAGCCTTTCTTTCCGAGCCGCTTGCTGTGTTTCCTTTGCATACTCAGGCGTTTCATGCCGTTCACTCCTCCGGGTGGCATTATGCCTATACTATATGCCTGGCCCGGCCGGATGGTGTTTCGTTGAGATCAGGGTAGAAGTCCTTTCATTTTCACTCCAGCTTCCTGAAGGGAATCGAAGGTTCCTGCGTCGCTCCAATAGCGCCGTAAAATATCATATTCCAGCTTGCCTTCAGCGGCATAACAGTTGTTAACATCCGTGATCTCAAGCTCACCGCGTGCCGAAGGTGTAATTTGCCGGATCTTATCGAACACGGCAGTATCGTACATATAGATACCCGTAACGCAATATTTGGATTGGGGATGCTGCGGCTTTTCTTCAATCCGCGTAATGCTCTCCGGGCGCTCAGGATCAAATACGGGTACCCCGTAACGACGAGCATCTGCCACCTTTTTCAACAACACTCTGGCGCTCCCTGGGGACTGTAGCTTGAACCGTTCGATCACAGGTCCCAAGTCTTCCTTGAACAAATTATCACCTAACAAAACAGTGAATTTCTCTTCTGATTGCATATAGCTTCTTGCCAGTTCGAGTGCTTCCGCAATGCCGCCCGCCTTTTCTTGAATCCGGTATGTCAGTTGGACACCATAATCACTGCCACTGCCCAAAAAATCGGTATACAGCCCGGCCGATTGTTTACCAATAATAATAAGCATATCGGTGATTCCAGCCTGTCGTAGCCTCTCGATACCATATACGATCATGGGATACTTGCCGACCGGAAGCAGATGCTTGTTGAGTAATGTAGTCAACGGATGAAGGCGCGATCCGGTTCCTCCTGCGAGAATAACCCCTTTCATATCTTCCTTCCTCCTTCGACAGCATGTTCAGTGCATGCAACCCCAGTGTTCCCAGTTTCGATGAACATTCTGGGATCTATGCTCCATTTCTCTATAAACAAACGATAGTTCCGCTCGATCAGCTCTTCAATCCAGGAAGTCTCCGAGCGTGAGAAGCTCGCATTCCCCTCGTGATAGACAAAACAGTCGTTGCACATGAGCAGCTTGTAGCCATGCACGCGTGCGCGCAGACAATAATCGTCATCCTCATAATGTCCGGGGCTGAACCGTTCATCCAGCAATCCGATCCGTTCCATCAGATCGCGCCGGAACAGCAAACAAAACCCGACCAACCGCTTGACCTCTTGCCATCTGGCGGGATTACTTGCATTATTCTGCTCAGCATATCTCAGACAACTGGCCAAATCTCCTTCCAATCCGTGTATCTGCTGAATACCGCTGACGTAATTCGTCACCGGTCCCACCAATCCCACCATGCTTTCGCTCTGCAATGCAGCCAACATAATCGATAGCCATCCCCGCGTAACCGTCACATCATTGTTTAAAATAACGAACTGATCACCCGAGGCCAGCCGGAGCCCCATATTACATGCTGCTGGAAAGCCCCTGTTTTCAGGAAGACGTATGCTGATCAGCCGCTCGGATGCACAAAAATCATCCGTTCCGTCATTCGAAGCGTTGTCCACAACAATGATTTCATACGGTACATCTATCGTATGTGTCCGAATTGCCTCAATACACGGCTTTAACAGATGTAGGCCGTTATAAGTCGGAATAATAATGCTCGTCAGACTCATTGTGCATTCCTCCCTTTGGCAACGTCTACCCGTGTTGGAACAGGCCCGAGCGGGGAATACCCGGCTACCTGAAACACCGTCGTCAGTGCCTCTGCATGATCACCGACGATCAGCTGTTCCATAGCGTTCCCTTTGCCAACATTGAAGGTCCGCTTACGGTTTGTTTTAATGACATCGACAGCATGTACTGCCGCCACGATCATGCCATGCAGAATTGCCAGGGCGTGGGCTTTTGGCGGTACGGCAAGCACGGCTGAGCCAAGCTGATCCAGTAAACGCCGAGATAATGCATGCGGTACGGCGGTCAATGAGCTTGCTCCCAAATCCGGCCTGCGCAGTACGCGATTCAGGAATGCTTTGCACCGTGTCACGCTGTCCTGCTGGGCATAGGGCGGCAAATGTCTGCCCAGATCATTAAGCGCAACATCCGTTCCCTGATCCACCGCGTGGAGAAAAGGCAGCAAATCAGATGCTGGAATCGGCAAATCTCCGTCCACGAACAGCACAATATCAGCCTGCGTCATACGCGCACCTACCGCCCGGCCAACATCATGCCCCAGTCGATCCGGCACGTTGACAAGAGTCACACTGGGATGATGTTTGGCTACGGTGGAGCGCGTGCCGTCCGTGCAGCCGTTCAATACGACAATGATATCCGTAAGCGGAAGTTTTTCCAGCTCGCCCAGTACCCGGTCAATCGTTGACTCTTCATTACAGGCGCTGACCACGGCCGCTGCCGTTCCCTGTAACACAATATCTCCCGGAACTTCGCGTTCCACAGGCGGAGTCACTTCGGTCATTCCTTTCGCCCGAGGTGTGGGCTTTCTCATCCTACGGCTATGCATTGAAGTCGTCGTTCCTCGTTTTCGCTGAACACGTCTCATGCCCCAACTCGGTTCTTCACGCTTCCCTCTGCGATACTGTCTATTCACAGTTTCACCTCGTCTCTGATCCGTTTGCGCTCCAAATCCGTATATCCCGCACGCGTTCCCAGACGCGATGTAAGCCAGGCAATGGCATCCAGATGATCCTGAACAATTACATCTGCCAGCGGGTCCTTGCCGTTCTGTTTTTTACGTGTCGCATTTATTTTTCCGACAGCTATTCCATATACAGTCACCACTCGTAACTCGGAGGCGATGGACATAGCTTGAAATAAAGGAGGCTTCTCCAAGGGCTTTAGACCTATTTTCTTTAGAGCCTTTTGACTTATGGCGTGTGGAATGCCAGTCATAGATGCTCCCCCTAAATCAGCACGATTCGACAAGATATTCAATACATGCTTTGCCTCCACTACAGGGTGTACGGGCGTACGATTCACAGGTCCATGGTAATCATTCAGCACCACATCCGCCCCTGCACATATGGCGTGTATAAACGGCCGGAGTCTAACGCAGGGAATGACGATATCCCCATCCAGGAAAAGCAGGATCTGTCCGGATGCCGCCTCCGCTCCAATACGACGGCCAACATCATGTCCGAGCGGTTCCGGAAAGGAAAGCACACGAGCTCCCGCCGCTGCTGCCACCTTCGCCGTTCTATCGTGTGATCCGTTCTCAACGACGATAACCTCTGTATGTGGATGGACACGGCGCGCTTCGCGAATCACAGCTCCGATTGTTTTTTGCTCATTCATGGCCGGAATAATGACAGATACGAAAAACTTTCCCACTGATGACGGTTCAGATGGTCGCTCTTCGCCGATCTGTGCCCCTCTCTCCGTGTCGAGTACCTCCCTCATGGTAGGGGCTACCGGATTCTTATGCATGTTCGGCATTCGTAACGGCAGCCACATCTTAGAATGATAGTAAGCGCCGGAATGCCGCCTCCGTTTGATCTTGTATCCAGCTCTTCCCTGCTTCTTCATGCTCCCGTCTCACCTCCCTTCCTGCTGTATAGATGGACAGCATGATTAGGACAGTTCAACATAACCTATGCGGTCCAAAAGCCGTGTGTAACGGCAATCGTGGAGTCTTTTCGACACAGCAATTTTCGACTTTATTTTACATAACTTATTAATCCTATTAAATAAATGAGTTATTAGGGTCTAAAGAATCATTTTGGATAAATTTGTGACATAGATCTTCTCGTTCGTCATTCTCTGTGCTAATATCAGAGCCAGATGATGGGAGTTCAAAAAATCAACATTTGTTTTTTTTGCATAAGTCAATATTTTTCCATTATCCACCATTTTTCTATTTTCTTTTTATACGACAGGAAAGGAGGAGTTTGTCACCTTTTTAAGCTACATGCTTCATACTGCAGTACCCTCTTTTCACGTACGCTTCATGAATAACACTTCGGTATTTCTCTTCATGTTCCATTTTCTTCTATTCCAGACGACAACACGACCTACATAAATGGCGCAATGCCTTATTCAAGACAGGATGATTCATCCTGACAATAATCGAGGAGAGTGAATTTTTAATGAAAAAAGTATGGGTTTCGCTTCTTGGAGGAGCTATGTTATTAGGGTCTGTCGCGTCTGGTGCATCAGCGGAGAGTTCCGTTTCGGGGCCAACTCAGCTTACACCGACCTTTCACGCCGAGCAATGGAAAGCCCCTTCCTCGGTATCCGGGGACGACATTGTATGGAGCTATTTGAATCGGCAAAAGAAATCGTTGCTGGGTGCGGACAACTCTAGTGTACGTGAACAATTCCGAATCGTTGATCGCACAAGCGACAAGTCCGGTGTGAGCCATTATCGGCTGAAACAGTATGTAAACGGGATTCCCGTATATGGAGCTGAACAGACTATTCATGTGGGCAAATCTGGTGAGGTCACCTCTTACTTAGGAGCGGTGGTTACTGAGGATCAGCAAGCTGAAGCTACGCAAGGTACAACTCCAAAAATCAGCGCTTCTGAAGCAGTCTACACTGCATATAAAGAAGCAGCTGCACGGATTGAAGCCCTCCCTACCTCCGACGATACGATTTCTAAAGATGTTGAGGAACAAAGCAGTGTAAGCAAAGACACTTACGCCGAAGCAGCTAACAACGGAAAAACGCTATCTACTGATAAGGACGAGCTGAGTCTTGATAAAGCATCTGCCCTGAAAGATAGCAAAATTGAGGCGGTGGAGACAGAAAAAAGTTCCATTGCCAAAATCGCTAATCTGCAGCCAGAAGTAGATCCTAAAGCTGATCTGTACTTCTATCCTAAAGGGGATGACCTGCAGCTAGTTTATGTAACAGAAGTCAATGTTTTAGAACCTGCTCCACTGCGTACTCGCTACATTATTGATGCCAATGATGGCAGCATCGTATTCCAGTATGACATCATTAATGAAGCGACAGGCACAGGTAAAGGTGTGCTTGGTGATAGCAAATCATTCACCACGACGGCTTCCGGTAGTAGCTACCAGTTAAAAGATACAACACGCGGTAATGGTATTGTGACCTACACGGCCTCCAACCGTCAAAGCATCCCAGGTACCCTTCTGACCGATGCCGATAATGTATGGAATGATCCAGCCGGCGTGGACGCCCATGCGTATGCTGCCAAAACATATGATTACTATAAATCCAAATTCGGACGCAACAGCATTGATGGACGCGGGCTGCAACTCCGTTCGACAGTCCATTACGGTAGCCGCTACAACAACGCCTTCTGGAATGGCTCCCAAATGACTTATGGAGATGGGGACGGTAGCACATTTATCGCATTCAGTGGGGACCCCGATGTGGTAGGTCATGAACTTACTCACGGTGTCACAGAGTATACTTCGAATTTGGAATATTACGGAGAGTCCGGTGCATTGAATGAGGCTTTCTCGGACGTCATCGGCAATGACATTCAGCGTAAAAACTGGCTTGTAGGCGATGATATTTATACGCCAAACATTGCAGGCGATGCTCTGCGCTCTATGTCCAATCCTACGCTATATGATCAACCAGATCACTATTCCGACTTGTATACAGGCAGCTCCGATAACGGTGGCGTTCATACGAACAGCGGCATTATCAATAAAGCCTACTATCTGTTGGCACAAGGTGGTACTTTCCATGGTGTAGCAGTAAATGGAATTGGCCGCGATGCAGCGGTCCAAATTTACTACAGTGCCTTTACGAACTACCTGACTTCTTCTTCCGATTTCTCCAACGCACGCGCTGCTGTGATTCAAGCAGCAAATGATCTGTACGGTGCAAACTCGGCACAAGCAACTGCAGCTGCCAAATCTTTTGACGCTGTAGGCGTAAACTAAATCATATACGCTATAATCCTCATATCCCGTCCATAGACCTTTGCCGTTGTGCAACTGTCACTTAGGCCTGCTCATAATGGACGAAAAAATAGGGGTGCAGTGTACAAGTCTGCGCCCCTTCCCCCCTTATTATGGCGTCCCCTCAAAGGGGCGCCCTTTTCTTGTTCATTGAGTCCCTCTCGATCATTTTCGACCAAATAAGACAAATAAACAGTAAATCAGGGACTAAAGATTCATTTTGGGGTATTTTGTAAAATTAATCTTCTCGTTCGACAACCTCTGTGCTAATATCAGAGCCGAGACGATGAAATTGCAAAAAAATAAACCTTAATATTTTACATAAGGTCATTTTTATCCAGCTTCTTCACGTTTCAAAAGAGCAACAAGACTTACATATATGGCGCAAGACTTCTTCAAACAGGGTGTTTTTTACCTCAACATTAACTAGGGAGAGTGAGTATGAATTGAAAAAAGTATGGGTTTCACTTCTAGGAGGAGCTATGTTATTAGGATCTATAGCGCCTGGGGCCTCCGCAGCTGAAAATTCTGTTCCCGATCCGACTCAGTTTACACCAACATTCCAAACGGTGAACTGGAAGTCTCCTTCAACGGTAACCGGCGACAATTTGGTCTGGAGCTTTTTAAATCGACAACAAAAAACATTATTGAGTCTGGACGATACCCACATCGGTTCCCTTGTGCACGAGCAATTTCGTATCGTGGATCGCACCAGTGACAAATTTGGTACAAAGCATTATCGGTTAAAACAATATGTAAACGGAATTCCCGTATTTGGAGCCGAACAGACCATCCATGTGAACAAGTCTGGCCAAATCACCTCTTATGTGGGAGCGGTCATTTCGGAAGATCAACAAGCCGATGCCAAAGAAAATACAACTCCAAAAATCAGTGCTACTGAGGCTGTATATACCGCATATGAAGATGCAGCTATACGGGTTCACTCTCTCTCTTCCTCCGTCCAAATCGTTCCTGAACCTTACGAGGATACAAGTAGTGTAAGTAAAGACACTTACGAAAAGGCATCTAACAATGAATTATCAATCTCTGTCGATAAGGACTCCTTATATTTGGATAAAGCAGTTGAACTGGAGAACAGTAAATTGGAAGTGGTAGAGCCTGCATCCTCTATCCCCAAGATTGCCAATCTGGAACCAAGTGTAGACCCTAAAGCAGAATTGTACATCTATCCCGATGGAGACTCAACACGTCTCGTCTATGTAACCGAAGTTAATACTTTACAGCCCGCTCTGCTGCGCACACGTTACTTTATTGACGCTAATGACGGAAAAATCGTATTCAAGTATGACATTCTTAACGAAGTGATCGGCACAGGGCGCGGTGTATTCGGTGATACCAAAACATTTGACACAACAGCTTCGGGTAAGAAGTATCAACTAAAAGATATGACTCGTGGTAAAGGAATCCTAACTTATAACGTCCATAACACCGAGACGCTCCCCGGCACCCTGTATACAGATTCCGATAACGTATGGGAAGATCCGGCTGCAGTGGATGCCCACGCTTACGCTATCCGCACTTATGATTATTACAAGGATAGATTTGGACGCGACAGCATTGACGGGCATGGCATGGCCATCGCTTCGGCAGTCCATTACGGCGCAAAGAACTACAATAATGCCCACTGGGGCGGCACTCATATGCTTTATGGAGACGGAGACGGCACGTTATTTGCCCCTTTTAGCAGCGACCTTGAAATTGTTGCTCATGAGCTGACACACGGTGTGACCGAGCATTCATCAGGGCTTGTGTATTTCGCTGAATCTGGTGCATTAAGTGAAGCCATCTCAGATATTATAGGCAACGACATTGAGCGTACCAATTGGGATTTCGGCAAAGTCGCTTATACCCCTAATATTAAGGGCGACGCCATTCGCTCCCTTTCCGATCCTGTCAAATACGGTCAAGTCGATCACTACAGCAATCTCTATCCTGATCCTAACAACGAGGATTATGGTGGAGCCCACATTAATAGCGGTATTATTAATAAAGCCTACTATCTACTGGCACAAGGAGGCACTTTCCATGGTGTCAAGGTAGATGGAATTGGACGTGATGCAGCCGTATATATTTATTATAATGCCTTCACCAATTATCTGACTTCCACGTCTAACTTCTCCACCGCGCGTGCCGCTGTGATCCAAGCGGCCAAAGATAGTTATGGTGAAAATTCAATAGCCGTAACCTCTGCTATGAAGTCTTTTGACGCTGTAGGTGTGAGATAAGTAAAATAATATAAATTTCCCCGGTATTACAAGTCTCCCCCCTTGTCTCTTATGTATACGGCGTCCCTCTATGGGACGCCTTTTTTCTAGTATAAAGTTGATTATTGGTAATTATATTTCCGGCTTCTTATTATTGCCCCATCGCAATCCAAAGGACCAACCCTTCACATAGCGGACCTGAGTGTATGCGTTCCACAGTAAGTACTGCTGAATACCTCTGACGTTGTGTGACGGATACCATCACTCCCGGTATACTCGCATTGGCAGTGATTACATACTGTGTATCTATAAAAGGCTTCTCAAATACAACGCTCACTTCACCCCTATCCGCTTGTGCGGGGAGGTGAAAAGAAATGCTCCCATATTGAGGTGAAGCTATATGATCGTCAGAAGCCTCGTCACTGGTCGCTGATCCGTCGTGAATGGCATTCAGGCTTAATTCTTTCTCCGTATCGAAAGCGAGATCGATATCTTGCTCAGACAAAACCACGCGTTGCTTTGGGCGCGGTCTTCCTTCAGCAATGTGAATACTGGTTATGGAACAATCCAGTAACGAATCTTGCTCTGACTGATCTTCCGTCGTAATAGACGATATGTCGTTATCCATCCTGTATTCCGTATCTGACTCAGGCACAGACAACAGCAGTACAGATGCTCGATTCATCTGCATCGCTTCCTCTAGCGTTTTGGGGAGCTTATGCTTCTTCCATGCCGCTTCCTCTATAGCTTGAACCGATGTGTCCTTCTCTACGGGGGCAGGGACCGTTGCCGTTCCACGCTGGTTCGATTTATGACTGCCGGAAGTCGAAGCCGCTTTCTCCTTGTTAACACGGGGGGAGGGAACCGCATGGGAAAGGTTACGCCGTGCTGTTCTTTTATCCTTAGGGCTATGGTTCGTACGATGGTTCATGGTGACCGCTCCTTTGGCACAGGAGTGAACCAGCGGTCGCTCCGCTTCATTCACCCGGCTGGGAATCATGGCTAATGCCTATAAGATAGCCTATGCGTGTAACAGCACCTACGTCACTCCGCTACGCAGTCCGTTATGATTTGTGCCCAGCGTTGTGCTGAGTGTTGCCATAAAAATCGTCTCCGTACCTCGCCAAGCCCGGCTTCTCCCATCCGTCGTCGCAAGCTTGGTTGCTGGAGCAGCCTGATGATGGCATCGGCCATTTCCTGCTCACCGTGAGACGGATACACAAGCCAGCCTGTCTCGCCGTGTTGTACAACCTCTGGAATACCGCCGATTCGTGAAGCGACCACAGGCACTCCTGCCGCCATGGCTTCCAGATTGACCAGCCCGAAGGCCTCATCCTTCACTGAAGGAACAACGGTCACATCGGCTAGCTGATATAGCGAGGCCAATGCTGGATGCGGAACATAGTCCAGGAATTGCACATGCTTCCCCAACCTTAGTTTACGCATCTGCCGATGCAACGACGCCGTGTATGGCGTGAGACGGTCATGCCCGTAATAGGCACTACCTGCAATGAGCAGCAGTACGTCTGGGCAGGCGCGGACCACATGCCGTAGGGCCTTCAGCAGCCGGTGAACGCCCTTCCCTGGCATCAGTCTGCCCGCGAATAACATGATTTGGCGGCCTGACCAGCCGAAATCGTCCAATCGCGCCGATCTGGCTGCTTCTGCTGCTGGAGTCCACCGTGGCAGGAAATCGCCAGGATGGATACCCAGCTTGTTTATGACGATGCGCTCTCTGACGCCCTCGGGACAGTCAGAAGCTACGATTGCCCCCAAATATGCACTGTTCACGATAATGCGATCCATCGACAACAGCAGCCTGCCCATATCCTTCCGTTTGAGGTAAGGCTCCCGGATGAACGTGGTCGAATGCAAAGTCAGCACAACTCGGCTATCGGGCAAAGCCTCGCGAATTGCATACGCAACTGCCGGACGGTTGTGTACATCTACTACCGCAGGTAACCATCTCTTTAAATCGGCAATCACCTCAGAAATATAACCTGTTCCCCGCGTATAACGCATGCAGGGAATTCCGTCGACATCGCCATGATCCGGTGCCTCAGCTCCCTTTATGCCATAGATCTGCGCTTGAAGCTCATGACTAGCCAGCGGTACCATGCGGGCAATTACCCGCTCCACAGAACTGCTGCGGGGCGAAGGTATAACAAAGGAGCCCGGTGTAACGACTGCTACCTTCGGCCTCTGCATCACCTCACCTACTTTCTGAGCTTATTCCAACACTCTTCAACACTCATCCTGTATCATATCGTCTGCCTCGCTGAAATGTGCCTCGCTTCTAACTTTGGGCTTACCGCAAGGCAAGCGTCCATGCCTGGCCGATCTTTGATACATATGATGGACTAGAATCACAGTATGATCAGTTGGAGTGACTACAAGGAGGGCGGACATACTCATGTTGCATGTCGGCGTCATGCTCAACCCGGCAACCTACCGGGGCATCCCCGCCATGAGGACGCGATATGAATCTATCGCCAATTACGAGGACGCCGGGTTAAGCTACGAGCTCATCCCCTGCTTTCTTCGTCTGGAGGATATTCATATAGCGACCGGAACATGCCGGGCTTATGTTAAACACGGCAACGAGTATCGGCAGATGATTCTTCCGTTGCCGCCGGTCATCCACAATCGGACTCTCTATCGGCAAAATGAAAATGCTAGAGATATCAGCAAGCTTGTACAAAAGGGGTTCTATATTTTTAATGAACAAAACCGTTTCCACAAAGACCATATACATGCAATTCTGCAGGAAGACCCTTTGCTACGAATCCATCTCCCCAAAACATTGCAAGGCAACCTTTCCTCCATCCATACCTTGTTGGAAGAAACCGGAGATGTTGTAATTAAACCCAGTAGCGGTAGCGTGGGTAGAGGAATTATGCGTCTGCGGCATTCCCGCGGAGGCTGGACTTTGCAATGCGCTCATCCGGCTATACCTGAGCGTTGGTCCACCCTACGTTTGAATGTCGGAGAACT
This window contains:
- a CDS encoding M4 family metallopeptidase produces the protein MKKVWVSLLGGAMLLGSVASGASAESSVSGPTQLTPTFHAEQWKAPSSVSGDDIVWSYLNRQKKSLLGADNSSVREQFRIVDRTSDKSGVSHYRLKQYVNGIPVYGAEQTIHVGKSGEVTSYLGAVVTEDQQAEATQGTTPKISASEAVYTAYKEAAARIEALPTSDDTISKDVEEQSSVSKDTYAEAANNGKTLSTDKDELSLDKASALKDSKIEAVETEKSSIAKIANLQPEVDPKADLYFYPKGDDLQLVYVTEVNVLEPAPLRTRYIIDANDGSIVFQYDIINEATGTGKGVLGDSKSFTTTASGSSYQLKDTTRGNGIVTYTASNRQSIPGTLLTDADNVWNDPAGVDAHAYAAKTYDYYKSKFGRNSIDGRGLQLRSTVHYGSRYNNAFWNGSQMTYGDGDGSTFIAFSGDPDVVGHELTHGVTEYTSNLEYYGESGALNEAFSDVIGNDIQRKNWLVGDDIYTPNIAGDALRSMSNPTLYDQPDHYSDLYTGSSDNGGVHTNSGIINKAYYLLAQGGTFHGVAVNGIGRDAAVQIYYSAFTNYLTSSSDFSNARAAVIQAANDLYGANSAQATAAAKSFDAVGVN
- a CDS encoding glycosyltransferase family 4 protein, with translation MQRPKVAVVTPGSFVIPSPRSSSVERVIARMVPLASHELQAQIYGIKGAEAPDHGDVDGIPCMRYTRGTGYISEVIADLKRWLPAVVDVHNRPAVAYAIREALPDSRVVLTLHSTTFIREPYLKRKDMGRLLLSMDRIIVNSAYLGAIVASDCPEGVRERIVINKLGIHPGDFLPRWTPAAEAARSARLDDFGWSGRQIMLFAGRLMPGKGVHRLLKALRHVVRACPDVLLLIAGSAYYGHDRLTPYTASLHRQMRKLRLGKHVQFLDYVPHPALASLYQLADVTVVPSVKDEAFGLVNLEAMAAGVPVVASRIGGIPEVVQHGETGWLVYPSHGEQEMADAIIRLLQQPSLRRRMGEAGLGEVRRRFLWQHSAQRWAQIITDCVAE
- a CDS encoding M4 family metallopeptidase, which translates into the protein MKKVWVSLLGGAMLLGSIAPGASAAENSVPDPTQFTPTFQTVNWKSPSTVTGDNLVWSFLNRQQKTLLSLDDTHIGSLVHEQFRIVDRTSDKFGTKHYRLKQYVNGIPVFGAEQTIHVNKSGQITSYVGAVISEDQQADAKENTTPKISATEAVYTAYEDAAIRVHSLSSSVQIVPEPYEDTSSVSKDTYEKASNNELSISVDKDSLYLDKAVELENSKLEVVEPASSIPKIANLEPSVDPKAELYIYPDGDSTRLVYVTEVNTLQPALLRTRYFIDANDGKIVFKYDILNEVIGTGRGVFGDTKTFDTTASGKKYQLKDMTRGKGILTYNVHNTETLPGTLYTDSDNVWEDPAAVDAHAYAIRTYDYYKDRFGRDSIDGHGMAIASAVHYGAKNYNNAHWGGTHMLYGDGDGTLFAPFSSDLEIVAHELTHGVTEHSSGLVYFAESGALSEAISDIIGNDIERTNWDFGKVAYTPNIKGDAIRSLSDPVKYGQVDHYSNLYPDPNNEDYGGAHINSGIINKAYYLLAQGGTFHGVKVDGIGRDAAVYIYYNAFTNYLTSTSNFSTARAAVIQAAKDSYGENSIAVTSAMKSFDAVGVR
- a CDS encoding WIAG-tail domain codes for the protein MNHRTNHSPKDKRTARRNLSHAVPSPRVNKEKAASTSGSHKSNQRGTATVPAPVEKDTSVQAIEEAAWKKHKLPKTLEEAMQMNRASVLLLSVPESDTEYRMDNDISSITTEDQSEQDSLLDCSITSIHIAEGRPRPKQRVVLSEQDIDLAFDTEKELSLNAIHDGSATSDEASDDHIASPQYGSISFHLPAQADRGEVSVVFEKPFIDTQYVITANASIPGVMVSVTQRQRYSAVLTVERIHSGPLCEGLVLWIAMGQ
- a CDS encoding YheC/YheD family protein, which encodes MLHVGVMLNPATYRGIPAMRTRYESIANYEDAGLSYELIPCFLRLEDIHIATGTCRAYVKHGNEYRQMILPLPPVIHNRTLYRQNENARDISKLVQKGFYIFNEQNRFHKDHIHAILQEDPLLRIHLPKTLQGNLSSIHTLLEETGDVVIKPSSGSVGRGIMRLRHSRGGWTLQCAHPAIPERWSTLRLNVGELPLFLHKRLLQVPHIVQETIPLALYNNRPFDVRVSVQRGYGGIWGVTGMYAKIAPSHTFVSNVAQGGTARSLLEVLSQTETVQTSNAVRLMNELERLSLQIVHRLAQTLPRLADVGLDLGITHEGKIVFIECNGRDQRYGFSQAGMHNVWKETYSQPMAYARWLLERMPSSDTERSPSRPLY